A window of Variovorax paradoxus genomic DNA:
CTGCACGCGGCCTTCGGCACCGCGATCGGGCGGGGCACGCAGGCGGCGATCATCGTGGTGACCACGGTGCTGTTCGTCACCTCGGCGGTCTCCGGCGTCGAGCGCGGCGTGAAGTGGCTGTCGATGGGCAACCTGGTGCTGGCGGCGTTGCTGGCGCTTGTGGTGCTGGTGCTGGGGCCGACCGTGGCGATCGTCGAGACCTTCACCAACACGCTGGGCGCCTACATCGCCGAGTTCGTCCGCATGAGCCTGCGCATGAACCCGTTCCGCAACAGCTCGTGGGTCGGCGACTGGACGCTCTTCTACTGGGCCTGGTGGCTGGCGTGGTCGCCGTTCGTGGGCCTGTTCATCGCGCGCGTGTCGCGCGGCCGAACCATCCGCCAGTTCATCCTGGGCACCGTGATCGCGCCCACGCTGGTGGGCTTCGCATGGTTCTCTGTGTTCGGCGGCGCGGCGCTCAACTTCCAGATCTTCCAGGGCGTGCCGCTGGTCGAGGCGGTGAAGGCCGACGTATCGACCACCATGTTCGTGATGTTCAAGGCCATGCCCATGGGCGCACTGCTGTCGATGGTCGCGACGCTGCTGGTGTTCGTGTTCTTCGTGACCTCGGGCGACTCCGCCACGCTGGTGCTGGGCACCATGAGCACCGGCGGCAACCCGAACCCGCCGGCCCGCGTCAAGATCACCTGGGGCGTGCTGGTGGCGGCCATCGCGCTGAGCCTGCTGTTCGCGGGCGGCCTCAAGGCCATACAGACGGCGACCATCGTGTTCGCCCTGCCGTTCGCGTTCGTGATCCTGCTGATGGCGCTGTCGGTCACGCTGGCCATCCGCGACGACTGGAACGCCGAGCAGAAACGCGAACGCGAGCTGCGGCGCAAGATGCGGCAGCTCGTGTCGTGATCCGGCCCTGTCGCCGGAAAAAACGCCCGGCGCGCCAGCGAGGCGCGCCGGGCCTACCCTCCCTAACCCCCGATGTGCATCGTGAACGCCGGTCCGCTGTTGAGCACGCATTGACCGCTGCCCAACGTGGCCGAGTTCATCGTGTACTGGCAACTCAGGTTGCCGCCGCGGCTGCCGGCGGCATTCGCCAGGCCTGCTCCCCGTGAGCCCGCGACCCGTGTTGCCTCTCCCTGAAACTGTTCATTGCCGATCTGTGCACTGAAGTGGCCGCGGCCGTTCATGTCGTTGGTCACGGTGCCGGCGACGGTGCCGTAGCGCGCGGCTTCGGCATTCGACGGGTACAGCCGCGCGCTGAAAGTCTGCGCGACCGGGCCCGGCGGCACGGCATATGCCTGCGAGGGCGGCGCCACGGGGGCGGGCTGGCCCAGCGGCACCACGTAGCAGCCGGTGAGGGCGGTGCCCGCGAGCGCGGCGACGAGCGTGAGACGAACGAAAGTGACGGAGCGCGGAATGTTCATATGCTTTTCAGTGGCCCGGGCAGATGCCCGTGCGGTGAAATGTGCCGGCGCCGCCCGCCGCCGGAGGCGCTTTTCGGGGCGAGTACCGCCTTGCGCGCCCGGCGGTAGCCACGGCGGCTACCGCTATCGCCTGCGCGGCCCCGCCTGAGGACTTTTGCCGGACACCCCTGGCCGGGCGGCGACAATGCGCGCCATGAATTTCAAGAAATTTCTGGTGCCCGTGGGCGCCATCGTCGTTCTCGGGCTGGCCTGGCGCAGCGGTGGCTGGGGCGGCGTCGCCCTGGCCGGCGGCGCGATCATGATGTTCCTGCTGCTGCACTTCAACCGCGCCATGCAGGTGCTCAAGCGTGCGGCCGAGCGGCCGGTGGGCTACGTCGGCAGCGCGGTGATGCTCAATGCCAAGCTCAAGCCGAACGCGACGCTGATGCACGTCATTGCCATGACCCGCGCCCTGGGCGAACTGCGCTCGCCCAAGGACACGCAGCCCGAGGTGTACCGCTGGACCGACGGCGGCGGCTCGTACGTCGATGCGGTGTTCAACGGCGGCAAGCTGCAGAGCTGGACCATGACGCGGCCGGAGAACCCCGTCGACGAGCAAGACGGCGCCAACCCGGCCGCCTGATCCCGACCTAAGTTCCTGCGCCGCCCTTGCGCCTGGGCTGCCGCCACGGCGGATTGGCCTTCGCGTGGTGGCGCGCTTCCTTCACGAATTCGGCGCACACGTGCGTCATGAGGTCGGCCGAGCGGTAGACCAGGAACACGTCGAAGTCCGGCAGTTCGTCGCTGATCGGCAGTTTTTCGAGCAGGCCCGGCTGCAGCCGCAGCGGCCCGGCGCCGTGGAACACGAAGTC
This region includes:
- a CDS encoding BCCT family transporter is translated as MQLVVSAGLIAAVVLWGLLSPASLDSVFSTALSGITRNFGWFYLWVVLGLVVLAFFLAFSRFGDLKLGEEDDEPEFSLGAWFAMLFAAGMGIGLVFWGVAEPISHYANPPPGVVAGTPDAAGVAMRYAFFHWGLHPWAIYGIVGLSIAFFTFRRKTLALVSSATEALPWRFVRRLSPAFNVLAVVATAFGVAASLGMGATQINSGLHAAFGTAIGRGTQAAIIVVTTVLFVTSAVSGVERGVKWLSMGNLVLAALLALVVLVLGPTVAIVETFTNTLGAYIAEFVRMSLRMNPFRNSSWVGDWTLFYWAWWLAWSPFVGLFIARVSRGRTIRQFILGTVIAPTLVGFAWFSVFGGAALNFQIFQGVPLVEAVKADVSTTMFVMFKAMPMGALLSMVATLLVFVFFVTSGDSATLVLGTMSTGGNPNPPARVKITWGVLVAAIALSLLFAGGLKAIQTATIVFALPFAFVILLMALSVTLAIRDDWNAEQKRERELRRKMRQLVS
- a CDS encoding glycerate kinase, translating into MRAMNFKKFLVPVGAIVVLGLAWRSGGWGGVALAGGAIMMFLLLHFNRAMQVLKRAAERPVGYVGSAVMLNAKLKPNATLMHVIAMTRALGELRSPKDTQPEVYRWTDGGGSYVDAVFNGGKLQSWTMTRPENPVDEQDGANPAA